The following proteins are co-located in the Trichormus variabilis 0441 genome:
- a CDS encoding RNA recognition motif domain-containing protein produces the protein MTIYVGNLSYRATEADLKAVFADYGEVKRVVLPTDRETGRMRGFAFVEMNEDAQEDAAITELDGAEWMGRQLRVNKAKPREDDRRGSWGKKQDY, from the coding sequence ATGACTATCTACGTTGGAAATCTCTCATACCGCGCCACCGAAGCAGACTTAAAAGCCGTATTTGCAGACTACGGTGAGGTCAAAAGAGTTGTATTACCTACAGACCGTGAAACCGGTCGGATGCGTGGTTTTGCCTTTGTTGAAATGAATGAAGATGCCCAAGAAGATGCAGCTATCACCGAATTAGATGGCGCAGAATGGATGGGTCGTCAACTGAGAGTCAATAAGGCTAAACCGCGAGAAGATGACCGACGAGGTAGTTGGGGTAAAAAACAAGATTATTAA
- a CDS encoding tetratricopeptide repeat protein produces the protein MLLNTGVNQKAIANTSSQNISPVIVSQAQTTTDPLVELGITRQELEKALAESDEAIKLNPNDVDAYLGRAMIRHFSKDYAGAISDYEQAIKLRPRPKDVSVYSNSGKAHAELGDHKSAIAKYNTALKIDPNGVFSLFIYNDRGLSYLALGDTKSAIADFNQAIQLAPESADSYYNRGLAQRRLGQKQAAIADFQKAAKFYQANNKTEEYKRTLKQLEELQ, from the coding sequence ATGTTACTAAACACAGGTGTAAATCAAAAAGCGATCGCCAATACTTCCTCACAGAATATATCTCCGGTAATCGTTTCCCAGGCTCAAACAACGACTGACCCGTTGGTAGAACTGGGCATTACAAGGCAAGAACTCGAAAAAGCTCTTGCTGAATCCGATGAAGCGATTAAGCTCAATCCTAATGATGTAGATGCTTATTTAGGTCGGGCAATGATTCGTCATTTCTCAAAAGACTACGCAGGTGCAATTTCTGATTACGAGCAAGCTATCAAACTCCGACCACGACCAAAGGACGTTTCTGTATATTCCAATAGCGGCAAAGCTCACGCTGAATTAGGCGACCACAAAAGTGCGATCGCAAAATATAACACAGCCCTCAAAATCGATCCAAATGGAGTTTTTAGTTTATTTATCTACAATGATAGGGGTCTTTCCTATCTGGCTTTAGGGGATACTAAAAGTGCGATCGCAGACTTTAATCAAGCAATTCAACTCGCTCCTGAATCCGCAGACTCCTACTATAATCGAGGTCTTGCTCAACGTCGTTTAGGTCAAAAGCAAGCCGCTATTGCTGATTTTCAAAAAGCAGCAAAATTCTATCAAGCAAATAACAAAACTGAGGAATATAAAAGGACTTTGAAGCAATTAGAAGAGCTTCAGTAA
- the fbp gene encoding class 1 fructose-bisphosphatase yields the protein MAKASESLDLSVNESTDKALDRDCTTLSRHVLQQLQSFSADAQDLSALMNRIALAGKLVARRLSRAGLMEGVLGFTGEVNVQGESVKKMDVYANDVFISVFKQSGLVCRLASEEMDEPYYIPENCPVGRYTLLYDPIDGSSNTDTNLSLGSIFSIRQQEGDDSDGQAKDLLTNGRKQIAAGYILYGPSTMLVYTMGKGVHSFTLDPSLGEFILSEENIRIPDHGAVYSVNEGNFWQWEESMREYIRYVHRTEGYTARYSGAMVSDIHRILVQGGVFLYPGTVQNPEGKLRLLYESAPLAFLIQQAGGRATTGLVDILDVVPKKLHQRTPLIIGSKEDVAKVESFIQNGH from the coding sequence ATGGCTAAAGCCTCAGAATCCTTGGATTTGTCTGTCAACGAGTCTACAGACAAAGCTCTAGACCGCGACTGTACAACCTTATCCCGTCACGTCCTCCAACAACTCCAAAGTTTTTCCGCAGATGCACAAGATTTAAGTGCGCTGATGAACCGGATTGCTTTAGCTGGTAAATTAGTTGCCCGTCGCCTTAGCCGCGCTGGTTTAATGGAAGGGGTTCTCGGATTTACTGGGGAGGTGAACGTACAAGGGGAATCCGTCAAAAAGATGGATGTCTATGCCAATGACGTGTTTATCTCCGTTTTTAAGCAAAGCGGCTTAGTTTGTCGTCTTGCATCTGAGGAAATGGATGAACCATACTACATTCCCGAAAATTGCCCCGTAGGTCGTTATACCTTACTGTACGACCCCATAGATGGTTCCTCAAACACAGATACCAATCTCAGTTTGGGTTCCATTTTCTCCATCCGTCAACAGGAAGGTGATGATAGTGATGGTCAGGCTAAAGACCTCCTCACCAATGGACGCAAGCAAATTGCGGCGGGTTACATTTTATATGGGCCTAGCACGATGCTAGTTTATACAATGGGTAAGGGAGTTCACTCATTTACCCTTGACCCCAGTTTAGGAGAATTCATCCTCAGTGAAGAAAATATCCGCATTCCCGACCACGGCGCAGTTTACAGCGTGAATGAAGGTAACTTCTGGCAATGGGAAGAATCAATGCGGGAATATATCCGCTATGTTCACCGTACAGAAGGCTACACTGCTCGTTATAGTGGTGCGATGGTGAGTGATATCCATAGAATCTTGGTACAAGGTGGTGTGTTTCTCTACCCAGGGACAGTTCAAAACCCTGAAGGTAAATTACGGTTGTTGTATGAATCTGCTCCCCTAGCCTTTTTAATTCAACAAGCTGGTGGTCGGGCAACTACGGGATTAGTAGATATCTTAGATGTTGTACCGAAAAAACTACATCAACGTACACCTCTGATTATTGGCAGTAAAGAAGACGTAGCCAAGGTTGAATCATTTATTCAGAATGGTCATTAA